The Solibacillus daqui genome has a segment encoding these proteins:
- the rimM gene encoding ribosome maturation factor RimM (Essential for efficient processing of 16S rRNA), with translation MEWFNVGRIVNTHGIRGELRILSTTDFEDERFAIGSKLAAFKKDDKHPTWVTIASSRRHKNFILVTFEGMENINLVEPFKEGMLKVTMDQLAEDELEENEYYYFEIKDCEVYSEEGELIGVITDILETGANDVWEVKAKGGKKHYIPYIEEIVKEIDVEEKKIVIHVMEGLL, from the coding sequence ATGGAATGGTTTAACGTTGGACGTATTGTAAATACGCATGGTATTCGCGGAGAACTACGTATATTATCAACAACTGATTTTGAAGATGAGCGCTTTGCGATTGGTTCAAAATTAGCCGCATTTAAAAAAGATGACAAACACCCAACTTGGGTAACAATTGCCTCATCACGCCGTCATAAGAACTTTATTTTAGTGACGTTTGAAGGAATGGAAAACATCAATTTAGTAGAGCCTTTCAAAGAAGGGATGCTAAAAGTAACGATGGATCAATTAGCAGAAGACGAACTAGAAGAAAACGAATACTACTACTTCGAAATTAAAGATTGCGAAGTGTATTCAGAAGAAGGCGAGCTCATCGGCGTTATTACAGACATTTTAGAAACGGGTGCCAATGATGTATGGGAAGTAAAAGCTAAAGGTGGCAAAAAGCATTATATTCCGTACATTGAAGAGATCGTGAAAGAAATCGATGTAGAAGAAAAGAAAATTGTGATTCATGTGATGGAAGGCTTATTAT
- a CDS encoding KH domain-containing protein, translated as MQQLIEAIVKPLVDYPEDVRIETDETSSRVVYKLFVHPEDRGKVIGKQGRVAKAIRTIVYSAAGGHQKKTYVDILD; from the coding sequence ATGCAGCAGCTGATTGAAGCAATTGTGAAACCATTAGTCGATTATCCTGAGGACGTACGTATTGAGACGGACGAAACTTCAAGTCGAGTTGTTTATAAGCTTTTTGTTCATCCAGAGGATCGAGGGAAAGTCATAGGCAAGCAAGGACGTGTTGCGAAGGCAATTCGTACGATTGTGTACTCAGCAGCGGGCGGCCACCAGAAGAAGACATACGTCGATATATTGGATTAG